Proteins encoded within one genomic window of Lysinibacillus sphaericus:
- a CDS encoding single-stranded DNA-binding protein, with the protein MNQVGLVGRLTKDPVLRQLSRNRVQSHFSLAINRNYKNSRGEVETDFILCTVWGKLAEHIVKFCGKGSLVGINGRIQSRSFTNEHSTKIYMTEVVVEDVRFYRLKQPDNDGSTLPSSSSVEQEIMKDFVLPKKELQLPVV; encoded by the coding sequence ATGAACCAAGTCGGACTGGTTGGAAGATTAACAAAAGATCCTGTGTTGCGACAACTATCTAGAAATCGTGTCCAATCTCATTTTTCCCTTGCCATAAATCGCAATTACAAAAACAGTCGTGGAGAAGTAGAGACTGACTTTATTCTTTGTACAGTATGGGGAAAACTGGCAGAGCATATTGTGAAGTTTTGCGGTAAAGGTTCATTAGTTGGCATAAACGGCCGTATTCAATCTAGATCATTTACGAATGAGCACAGCACCAAGATTTATATGACAGAAGTGGTTGTAGAAGATGTTCGCTTCTATAGGCTAAAACAGCCAGATAATGATGGAAGCACATTACCTTCATCGTCATCGGTCGAGCAGGAGATTATGAAAGATTTTGTGTTACCTAAGAAAGAATTGCAATTACCAGTAGTATAA
- a CDS encoding YwpF family protein: protein MKTFKMLSFDLVTQDGMQAFPLVDGIIINQENSHQSWILELFIDRQYRPIFDELLANATVVDVRAVISFPDNEPAPFRVVVHTVQEIGEHVSVLLKGMLKIKRSKYAEQLLADLLTEGVSQVELLDRFSKGMKERPKLKNDE from the coding sequence ATGAAAACATTTAAAATGCTTTCTTTTGACCTTGTCACTCAAGATGGCATGCAAGCATTTCCTTTAGTCGATGGCATTATTATTAACCAGGAAAACAGCCATCAATCTTGGATTCTTGAATTGTTTATCGATCGGCAATATCGTCCGATTTTTGATGAGTTATTAGCGAATGCTACAGTAGTTGATGTTCGTGCGGTTATTTCATTTCCTGATAATGAACCAGCTCCATTTCGGGTAGTTGTGCATACTGTTCAAGAAATTGGCGAGCATGTTTCTGTGCTTTTAAAAGGGATGTTAAAAATTAAGCGTTCTAAATACGCTGAACAATTACTCGCTGATCTTTTAACAGAAGGTGTTTCACAAGTAGAATTACTAGACCGCTTCTCAAAAGGAATGAAAGAGCGGCCAAAACTTAAAAATGATGAATGA